From Salinirubellus salinus, the proteins below share one genomic window:
- a CDS encoding class I adenylate-forming enzyme family protein yields the protein MNFANYLDGAAAEAPTDLAVTDPNRDLTYEEFAAETDAFANALVDLGVDAGDRVALYLPNSTAFVTAYFGAMKRGAIPFPVNMRFEGPEVEYVLDDAGARMLVTVGQFEEHAASFETDALEHLVVAGGDRGHSFSSLVAEHAGPHEVHPRKNDELAELVYTSGTTGRPKGVKHTHGNLSANAHGLVNAMGWTSRETTLTVCPCFHVSGLNVTTTPFVVAGAENHFLPTWDVDTALSTIADREVTYVFLIPTMLIDVLNTGVEGYDLSALETVGVGGSPMPRERIEAAEELLGVELLEGYGMTETTPLAAINRPGQDVYKAGSIGPPALEVVDVRIEDPETREEVGIDEKGELMWHGDTITPGYYRMPEKNAEALVERPAPADRDAETWTWLRSGDIGRMDADGMLFVEDRIDDMIISGGENVYPREVEDAIYGVDGVEETAVVGVPDDRLGERVVAFLVGDVTGDEVAAGLRGTITDYKIPREFRVVDALPKTSTQKIDKVALRERYD from the coding sequence ATGAACTTCGCCAACTACCTCGACGGGGCGGCGGCGGAGGCACCGACCGACCTCGCAGTGACCGACCCGAACCGTGACCTCACCTACGAGGAGTTCGCGGCCGAAACCGACGCGTTCGCGAACGCGCTGGTCGACCTCGGCGTCGACGCGGGCGACCGGGTCGCGCTCTACCTCCCGAACTCCACCGCGTTCGTGACGGCGTACTTCGGCGCGATGAAGCGGGGGGCCATCCCGTTCCCGGTGAACATGCGCTTCGAGGGGCCGGAGGTGGAGTACGTGCTCGACGACGCCGGTGCGAGGATGCTGGTGACCGTCGGCCAGTTCGAGGAGCACGCAGCGTCGTTCGAGACGGACGCCCTCGAGCACCTCGTCGTCGCGGGTGGGGACCGCGGCCACTCGTTCTCGTCGCTCGTCGCCGAGCACGCCGGGCCACACGAGGTCCACCCGCGCAAGAACGACGAACTGGCCGAACTGGTCTACACCTCCGGCACCACGGGCCGGCCGAAGGGCGTGAAACACACGCACGGGAACCTCTCGGCGAACGCCCACGGCCTCGTCAACGCGATGGGGTGGACGAGCCGCGAGACCACGCTCACGGTCTGTCCCTGTTTCCACGTCTCGGGCCTGAACGTGACCACGACGCCGTTCGTCGTCGCCGGCGCGGAGAACCACTTCCTGCCGACGTGGGACGTGGACACCGCGCTGTCGACCATCGCCGACCGCGAGGTGACCTACGTCTTCCTCATCCCGACGATGCTCATCGACGTGCTGAACACGGGCGTGGAGGGATACGACCTCTCCGCGCTGGAGACCGTCGGTGTCGGCGGGTCGCCCATGCCCAGAGAACGTATCGAGGCCGCCGAGGAGCTGCTCGGGGTCGAACTGCTGGAGGGGTACGGGATGACCGAGACGACGCCGCTCGCGGCCATCAACCGCCCGGGACAGGACGTCTACAAGGCGGGCAGTATCGGCCCGCCGGCACTCGAGGTCGTCGACGTGCGTATCGAGGACCCCGAGACCCGCGAGGAGGTCGGGATCGACGAGAAGGGCGAACTCATGTGGCACGGCGACACCATCACGCCGGGCTACTACCGGATGCCCGAGAAGAACGCGGAGGCGCTGGTCGAACGCCCGGCCCCGGCGGACCGCGACGCGGAGACGTGGACGTGGCTCCGCTCGGGCGACATCGGCCGGATGGACGCTGACGGGATGCTGTTCGTGGAGGACCGCATCGACGACATGATCATCTCCGGTGGGGAGAACGTCTACCCCCGCGAGGTGGAAGATGCCATCTACGGCGTCGATGGCGTCGAGGAGACCGCCGTGGTCGGCGTCCCCGACGACCGCCTCGGCGAGCGGGTCGTCGCGTTCCTCGTCGGCGACGTGACCGGCGACGAGGTGGCGGCGGGTCTCCGCGGGACCATCACGGACTACAAGATCCCACGGGAGTTCCGGGTCGTCGACGCCCTCCCGAAGACCTCGACGCAGAAGATAGACAAGGTGGCCCTGCGCGAGCGGTACGACTGA
- a CDS encoding sensor histidine kinase — protein sequence MNGVRTLGNGRWTDLLRARGLYALALVLVVGGVAATPHHFRNEPPVIVLFYAFVDVCLPLGVMAATAYVSQSDFERPELRTVTAWATATVVACWALYAWSRSADLVAGEFTGTLLADMFLYGNLGAVLGLIAGANRARAAQNARLLHRTAAQQDALEFINHLLRHNVLNGLQVVEGYGDLLEDHVDDEGERYLTAVQDRTDHMAELVGNVRVLMRTLADGVDRVPVDVSATLHHEVSVAAAGHPEATFESDLPTGLTVLADSTLGAVFENLLTNAVVHSDRDHPRVDVSAVREGDDVVVRIADDGPGIPESLREVYLREGEQSATSTGDGLGLYLASTLVTAYGGVFTIDTNDPRGAIAELRLPHVEASDAVVGM from the coding sequence ATGAACGGCGTGCGGACGCTCGGGAACGGCAGGTGGACCGACCTCCTGCGAGCGAGGGGCCTCTACGCCCTGGCGCTGGTGCTGGTCGTCGGGGGAGTCGCCGCGACGCCGCACCACTTCCGGAACGAACCGCCGGTGATCGTCCTCTTCTACGCGTTCGTGGACGTCTGCCTCCCGCTCGGAGTGATGGCGGCGACGGCGTACGTCTCGCAGTCGGACTTCGAACGTCCTGAGCTCCGGACGGTGACCGCGTGGGCGACAGCGACGGTCGTCGCGTGCTGGGCCCTCTACGCGTGGTCGCGCTCGGCGGACCTGGTGGCCGGGGAGTTCACCGGTACCCTCCTTGCGGACATGTTCCTCTACGGCAACCTCGGGGCCGTGCTGGGGCTCATCGCGGGGGCCAACCGTGCCCGGGCGGCACAGAACGCTCGCCTGCTCCACCGGACCGCCGCACAGCAGGACGCCCTCGAGTTCATCAACCACCTCCTGCGACACAACGTCCTCAACGGCCTGCAGGTGGTCGAGGGGTACGGCGACCTCCTCGAGGACCACGTCGACGACGAGGGGGAACGCTACCTGACGGCTGTCCAGGACCGGACCGACCACATGGCGGAACTCGTCGGGAACGTGCGAGTCCTGATGCGGACGCTGGCCGACGGCGTCGACCGTGTCCCCGTGGACGTCTCGGCCACCCTCCACCACGAGGTCTCCGTCGCCGCGGCGGGCCACCCCGAGGCGACGTTCGAGTCCGACCTCCCGACCGGGTTGACGGTCCTCGCGGACTCGACGCTCGGGGCCGTCTTCGAGAACCTCCTGACGAACGCCGTCGTCCACAGCGACCGGGACCACCCGCGAGTCGACGTCTCGGCGGTCCGAGAGGGAGACGACGTGGTCGTCCGTATCGCCGACGACGGCCCGGGGATCCCCGAGTCGCTCCGCGAGGTATACCTCCGGGAGGGCGAGCAGAGCGCCACCTCCACGGGTGACGGGCTGGGCCTCTACCTCGCGTCGACGCTCGTGACGGCCTACGGCGGCGTGTTCACCATCGACACGAACGATCCGCGGGGCGCCATCGCCGAACTCAGGCTCCCCCACGTCGAGGCGAGCGACGCAGTCGTCGGGATGTAA
- a CDS encoding acyl-CoA dehydrogenase family protein: MVDFGFSEAERAVRQTAREFAEREIAPVADYHERTGEWPREVWEKAVDVGLVGGTIPEEYGGAGLSQVETCLFMEEICRVDAGMLAAIGTEFGTRMIREYGSEEQKARILRGVAEGELVGALGNTEPNHGSNAAGIETTAEKDGDEYVIDGTKTFITHGTIADYVLTMCRTGEAGHGGISAIIVETDRDGFEVESEIHKLGWNASETAQLRYDGVRVPEENLVGYENAGFYQLMEFFEEERVGIAAQALGIAQGCLEETVEYVSQREQFDRELRQFQAVQHTVADMATKVELARRLVYDAAQRVDDGEKPTKLASMAKLYASEIAEEVASDAIQLHGGNGYTTDYPVQRHYRHTKIYQIGEGASEIQRNIIAKELLDL; encoded by the coding sequence ATGGTCGACTTCGGGTTCTCCGAGGCAGAGCGTGCCGTCAGACAGACCGCCCGCGAGTTCGCCGAGCGCGAGATCGCGCCGGTGGCGGACTACCACGAGCGGACCGGGGAGTGGCCACGCGAGGTTTGGGAGAAGGCCGTCGACGTGGGCCTCGTCGGCGGGACCATCCCGGAGGAGTACGGCGGTGCCGGCCTCTCGCAGGTGGAGACCTGCCTGTTCATGGAGGAGATCTGCCGTGTCGACGCGGGGATGCTCGCCGCCATCGGCACGGAGTTCGGCACGCGGATGATACGCGAGTACGGCTCCGAGGAACAGAAAGCGCGCATCCTCCGGGGCGTCGCAGAGGGTGAACTCGTCGGTGCGCTGGGGAACACGGAACCGAACCACGGGTCGAACGCGGCCGGTATCGAGACGACCGCCGAGAAGGACGGCGACGAGTACGTGATAGACGGCACGAAGACGTTCATCACGCACGGCACCATCGCGGACTACGTGCTGACGATGTGCCGCACCGGCGAGGCGGGCCACGGCGGTATCTCGGCGATAATCGTCGAGACGGACCGCGACGGGTTCGAGGTGGAGAGCGAGATACACAAGCTCGGCTGGAACGCGAGCGAGACGGCGCAGCTCCGCTACGACGGCGTCCGCGTGCCCGAGGAGAACCTCGTGGGCTACGAGAACGCCGGGTTCTACCAGCTCATGGAGTTCTTCGAGGAGGAGCGGGTCGGTATCGCCGCGCAGGCACTTGGCATCGCACAGGGCTGTCTGGAGGAGACCGTCGAGTACGTGAGCCAGCGCGAGCAGTTCGACCGCGAGTTGCGGCAGTTCCAGGCGGTCCAGCACACGGTGGCGGACATGGCGACGAAGGTCGAACTCGCCCGTCGGCTCGTCTACGACGCGGCCCAGCGCGTCGACGACGGTGAGAAGCCGACGAAACTGGCGAGCATGGCGAAACTCTACGCCAGCGAGATCGCCGAGGAGGTCGCGAGCGACGCCATCCAGCTCCACGGCGGCAACGGCTACACCACCGACTACCCCGTCCAGCGTCACTACAGGCACACGAAGATCTACCAGATCGGCGAGGGCGCCAGCGAGATACAGCGCAACATCATCGCGAAGGAACTGCTCGACCTCTGA
- a CDS encoding MBL fold metallo-hydrolase, protein MQYERFEFQQPEWGEVNVLRVGDTLVDTGHVAPVSRDAVREAVEDGPLAGVERVLHTHPHIDHVGGSQTVDALAELPHLVPAGAVDLLYGYTDYLRRAREEMTRLLAGFGATDSQWDRYFPIESYAEERIEVTRELTDGDTVELGGESLTVVSTPGHADPHLAFHHEPSGTLFSGDLVDPSGRFQYGPLLGDVGAYVESLRRVRALDPDVLVPMHGPAMDDPDARIERALADVERTVDRLLTHRADGPFLVREFVVEELGIDDFRVGYVTLTMYEYLRYLERRGECTVRVADDGIHVE, encoded by the coding sequence ATGCAGTACGAACGGTTCGAGTTCCAGCAGCCGGAGTGGGGTGAGGTGAACGTCCTCCGCGTCGGCGACACGCTCGTCGACACCGGCCACGTCGCACCCGTCTCGCGTGACGCCGTGCGCGAGGCAGTCGAGGACGGTCCCCTCGCGGGCGTCGAACGGGTCCTCCACACGCACCCCCACATCGACCACGTCGGCGGGAGTCAGACCGTCGACGCGCTCGCCGAGCTGCCACACCTCGTGCCGGCCGGGGCCGTCGACCTCCTGTACGGCTACACCGACTACCTCCGTCGGGCTCGCGAGGAGATGACGCGACTGCTCGCTGGCTTCGGCGCGACCGACTCCCAGTGGGACCGCTACTTCCCCATCGAGTCGTACGCCGAGGAGCGCATCGAGGTGACCCGGGAACTGACGGACGGGGACACGGTGGAACTCGGCGGCGAGTCGCTGACCGTCGTCTCGACGCCGGGGCACGCGGACCCACACCTCGCGTTCCACCACGAACCGAGCGGGACGCTGTTCTCCGGTGACCTCGTCGACCCCAGCGGTCGGTTCCAGTACGGGCCCCTGCTCGGTGACGTGGGTGCGTACGTCGAGAGCCTGCGTCGCGTGCGGGCGCTGGACCCCGACGTGCTCGTCCCGATGCACGGCCCGGCGATGGACGACCCCGACGCGCGCATCGAGCGTGCGCTCGCCGACGTCGAGCGGACCGTCGACCGATTGCTCACCCACCGGGCGGACGGTCCGTTCCTCGTCCGTGAGTTCGTCGTCGAGGAACTCGGTATCGACGACTTCAGAGTGGGCTACGTCACGCTGACGATGTACGAGTACCTCCGGTATCTGGAGCGCCGCGGCGAGTGTACCGTGCGGGTGGCGGACGACGGCATCCACGTCGAGTGA
- a CDS encoding class I adenylate-forming enzyme family protein — MNLYEQFVAEARAHPDRVAITDPDGEDLRYATLDRQARAVHDYLAGRTEPGDRVALFMMDNPTFVASALGAWRAGCVLTLVNYRFGVEEVAFVLDDIRPEVVLTDTVFEGSAREASADVGSVESVVVAHTDSFLTEAFGDPDDAPDPVVRFDGDPAIVMHTSGTTGMPKGVVQSHRNVAAQVEAGVSVFGVTSEDVGIASVPLFHVGGFHGLTLMGLTTGGTICVQPAWDAEQWARLVEETGATLSGLVPAMMVDALNTEAAREYDTSSLRLHFYGGSPTPEPVVEGFQDTFGVERMLDYYGQTEVCGLAVTYPPGEERVPGAMGRTLPCLAGRVVDIATGEELPPGEEGELLLRGDSVMQGYWERPDRNDETFSEAEDGGPRWLHTDDVVVRGEDGLLRYVDRVDDIIHSGGEKVAPATVENVLQELDAVESVAVFGTPDDRLGETVTAAIVRADESLTEADVEAHCDSSGALAGYEKPRRIVFVDEFPRTGSQKIDKVALSERVLDELEVSD; from the coding sequence ATGAACCTCTACGAACAGTTCGTCGCGGAGGCCCGTGCCCACCCGGACCGGGTGGCCATCACCGACCCCGACGGGGAGGACCTGCGCTACGCGACGCTGGACCGACAGGCCCGTGCTGTCCACGACTACCTCGCCGGGCGGACGGAACCGGGCGACCGCGTCGCCCTCTTCATGATGGACAACCCCACGTTCGTCGCGAGCGCCCTCGGCGCGTGGCGAGCGGGGTGTGTCCTCACGCTCGTGAACTACCGCTTCGGCGTGGAGGAGGTGGCCTTCGTGCTCGACGACATCCGGCCCGAGGTGGTCCTGACCGACACGGTGTTCGAGGGGAGTGCCCGCGAGGCGAGCGCGGACGTCGGGAGCGTCGAGTCGGTGGTCGTCGCGCACACGGACTCGTTCCTCACCGAGGCGTTCGGTGACCCGGACGACGCCCCGGACCCGGTCGTCCGGTTCGACGGCGACCCGGCCATCGTGATGCACACCTCGGGGACGACGGGGATGCCGAAGGGCGTCGTCCAGAGCCACCGGAACGTGGCCGCACAGGTCGAAGCGGGCGTGAGCGTCTTCGGCGTCACGAGCGAGGACGTGGGCATCGCGTCGGTGCCGCTGTTCCACGTCGGCGGCTTCCACGGCCTCACGCTGATGGGGCTGACCACGGGAGGGACCATCTGCGTGCAACCGGCGTGGGACGCCGAGCAGTGGGCACGACTCGTCGAGGAGACGGGCGCGACCCTCTCGGGGCTCGTCCCGGCGATGATGGTGGACGCGCTGAACACGGAGGCGGCGCGGGAGTACGACACCTCGTCGCTCCGCCTGCACTTCTACGGGGGGTCGCCGACCCCCGAACCTGTCGTCGAGGGGTTCCAGGATACGTTCGGCGTCGAGCGGATGCTCGACTACTACGGCCAGACCGAGGTGTGCGGGCTGGCGGTGACGTACCCGCCCGGCGAGGAGCGCGTGCCGGGCGCGATGGGTCGGACGCTCCCCTGTCTGGCGGGGCGCGTCGTCGACATCGCCACGGGCGAGGAGCTCCCGCCCGGCGAGGAGGGCGAGCTCCTCCTCCGCGGCGACAGCGTGATGCAGGGATACTGGGAGCGCCCAGACCGCAACGACGAGACGTTCAGCGAGGCCGAGGACGGCGGGCCGCGCTGGCTCCACACCGACGACGTGGTGGTCCGGGGGGAGGACGGGCTGCTCCGGTACGTCGACCGGGTGGACGACATCATCCACTCGGGCGGGGAGAAGGTGGCACCCGCGACCGTGGAGAACGTCCTCCAGGAACTCGACGCCGTGGAGTCGGTGGCCGTCTTCGGGACGCCCGACGACAGACTCGGTGAGACGGTGACCGCCGCCATCGTCCGTGCGGACGAGTCGTTGACCGAGGCCGACGTCGAGGCGCACTGCGACTCGAGCGGGGCGCTGGCCGGCTACGAGAAGCCACGCCGGATCGTCTTCGTCGACGAGTTCCCCCGGACCGGGTCGCAGAAGATCGACAAGGTAGCGCTCTCCGAACGCGTCCTCGACGAACTCGAGGTGAGCGACTGA
- a CDS encoding isopentenyl phosphate kinase — protein MTTVLKLGGSVVTRKDEPETVDETNLERAAAALADGPGDLVVVHGGGSFGHHHASEHGVSTTEGTHEAVGVTDIHGAMKRLNDAVVAALQRAGVPAVPVHPFSLAWRDADGTLHLPADSVRAMLDEGFVPVLHGDVVVHAGRGATILSGDELVVSLAGSLDADRVGLCSDVPGVLDDEGTVVPRIERFEDVADYLGGSEATDVTGGMAAKVRELLALDAPAQVFDLDGLAGFLDGADTGTVID, from the coding sequence GTGACCACCGTCCTGAAACTGGGCGGGTCGGTCGTCACCCGGAAGGACGAACCCGAGACGGTCGACGAGACGAACCTCGAGCGCGCGGCGGCCGCGCTCGCGGACGGCCCCGGCGACCTCGTCGTCGTCCACGGCGGCGGGAGTTTCGGCCACCACCACGCGAGCGAGCACGGTGTCTCGACCACCGAGGGGACCCACGAGGCCGTCGGCGTCACCGACATCCACGGGGCGATGAAGCGGCTGAACGACGCCGTCGTCGCGGCGCTCCAGCGCGCGGGCGTCCCGGCCGTCCCCGTCCACCCGTTCTCGCTCGCGTGGCGTGACGCGGACGGGACGCTCCACCTCCCGGCCGACTCCGTACGGGCGATGCTGGACGAGGGGTTCGTCCCGGTCCTCCACGGCGACGTGGTCGTCCACGCGGGCCGCGGGGCGACCATCCTCTCGGGCGACGAACTGGTCGTCTCGCTCGCCGGGTCGCTCGACGCCGACCGCGTCGGTCTCTGTTCGGACGTACCGGGCGTGCTCGACGACGAGGGCACGGTCGTCCCCCGCATCGAGCGGTTCGAGGACGTTGCCGACTACCTCGGCGGCAGCGAGGCCACCGACGTGACCGGCGGGATGGCGGCGAAGGTCCGCGAGTTGCTGGCGCTCGACGCCCCTGCGCAGGTGTTCGACCTCGACGGCCTCGCCGGATTCCTCGACGGAGCGGACACCGGGACGGTCATCGACTGA
- the mvk gene encoding mevalonate kinase, producing the protein MTTSSAPGKVYLFGEHAVVYGEPAVPCAIERRASVTVEERDDGRLSVEAADLTLDGFTVTWGADGPDRPDVDVPTPLVEAAMGYVDGAIEQARDAADRPDAGFDVTVSSEIPLGAGLGSSAAVVCAAIDAATRELGVSLPAEEVADRAYRVEHEVQDGQASRADTFCCAVGGAVRVQGDDTRRIADVPTLPFVVGYDGGAGDTGELVAGVRALREEYGFAADTVSAIGDLVREGEAALRAGDLEELGRLMDFDHGLLSALGVSSRSLDTMVWAAREGGALGAKLTGAGGGGCIVALDETDGAKTALDYTPGCEEAFRAELDTEGVRAE; encoded by the coding sequence ATGACGACGTCATCCGCCCCCGGCAAGGTCTACCTGTTCGGGGAACACGCCGTGGTCTACGGCGAACCCGCGGTCCCCTGTGCCATCGAGCGCCGCGCGAGCGTGACCGTCGAGGAACGCGACGACGGTCGCCTGAGCGTCGAGGCGGCTGACCTCACCCTCGACGGCTTCACCGTCACCTGGGGTGCCGACGGGCCGGACCGGCCGGACGTGGACGTCCCGACGCCGCTGGTGGAGGCGGCGATGGGCTACGTCGACGGCGCCATCGAACAAGCCCGCGACGCCGCCGACCGGCCGGACGCCGGGTTCGACGTGACCGTCTCCTCGGAGATCCCGCTGGGTGCTGGTCTCGGCTCGTCGGCCGCCGTCGTCTGTGCGGCCATCGACGCCGCGACGCGCGAACTCGGCGTCTCGTTGCCGGCCGAGGAGGTGGCCGACCGGGCCTACCGCGTCGAACACGAGGTGCAGGACGGGCAGGCCTCCCGCGCCGACACGTTCTGCTGTGCGGTGGGCGGCGCCGTCCGGGTGCAGGGCGACGACACCCGGCGCATCGCGGACGTGCCGACCCTCCCGTTCGTCGTCGGCTACGACGGGGGCGCGGGCGACACGGGCGAACTCGTCGCCGGCGTCCGGGCGCTCCGCGAGGAGTACGGCTTCGCGGCCGACACAGTCTCCGCCATCGGTGACCTCGTTCGCGAGGGCGAGGCCGCCCTGCGGGCCGGCGACCTCGAGGAACTCGGCCGGTTGATGGACTTCGACCACGGCCTCCTCTCGGCGCTGGGGGTCTCCTCGCGCTCGCTGGACACGATGGTGTGGGCGGCCCGCGAGGGGGGCGCGCTCGGCGCGAAGCTCACCGGCGCGGGTGGCGGCGGCTGTATCGTCGCCCTCGACGAGACGGACGGTGCGAAGACGGCGCTCGACTACACGCCCGGCTGCGAGGAGGCGTTCCGTGCCGAACTCGACACCGAGGGGGTGCGCGCCGAGTGA
- a CDS encoding NUDIX domain-containing protein, whose amino-acid sequence MSVADRSRARVDETLADLRERYGEFDVVEETGTIARARYSEAVNRFEGEGVVGGAGAWVTDPRDRVLLVRPKDADAWVDPGDAQRAGETLEETAERAVEEQTGLDVALTGILRVEVFEYTVEDRDWPPVHAINVTFRGESEGYPNTGDDIGAADWWRGSPNRVGYEAMNEFPFPATES is encoded by the coding sequence ATGTCTGTCGCCGACCGCTCCCGTGCGCGGGTGGACGAGACGCTGGCCGACCTCCGCGAGCGCTACGGCGAGTTCGACGTGGTCGAGGAGACCGGGACCATCGCCCGCGCCCGCTACAGCGAGGCCGTCAACCGCTTCGAGGGCGAGGGCGTCGTCGGCGGGGCGGGTGCGTGGGTCACCGACCCTCGCGACCGGGTGTTGCTGGTCCGACCGAAGGACGCCGACGCGTGGGTCGACCCCGGCGACGCACAGCGGGCGGGCGAGACGCTCGAGGAGACGGCGGAGCGGGCCGTCGAGGAACAGACCGGGCTCGACGTGGCGCTCACCGGCATCCTCAGGGTCGAGGTGTTCGAGTACACCGTCGAGGACCGGGACTGGCCCCCGGTCCACGCCATCAACGTCACCTTCCGCGGCGAGAGCGAGGGCTACCCGAACACGGGCGACGATATCGGAGCCGCCGACTGGTGGCGCGGGTCGCCCAACCGCGTCGGCTACGAGGCGATGAACGAGTTCCCGTTCCCGGCGACGGAGTCGTGA
- a CDS encoding NUDIX domain-containing protein: MTGERDTRRASRETWRALADLVSEEGELEVVHRRWECSPDVRDRLVENLDSVGILGGAGALVRRQSPEGDRPETLLVGYGDGEGWSDPGANLEPGESFHECAERAVEAATGLRVTVSGVLQSHVLYADDWTDRDPVPHPFVLFEALYGEGTAEPRGSAEAVEWFLDPPAELRYEELRDVV; this comes from the coding sequence GTGACGGGCGAACGAGACACGAGACGGGCGAGCCGAGAGACGTGGCGCGCCCTCGCCGACCTCGTGAGCGAGGAGGGGGAACTGGAGGTGGTCCACCGCCGCTGGGAGTGCTCACCGGACGTCCGTGACCGGCTGGTCGAGAACCTCGACAGCGTCGGCATCCTCGGCGGGGCAGGGGCGCTCGTCCGCCGCCAGTCTCCGGAGGGCGACCGGCCGGAGACGCTGCTCGTCGGCTACGGCGACGGCGAGGGGTGGTCGGACCCCGGCGCGAACCTCGAACCCGGCGAGTCGTTCCACGAGTGTGCCGAACGCGCGGTCGAGGCCGCCACTGGCCTCCGGGTCACCGTCAGCGGCGTCCTCCAATCTCACGTCCTCTACGCGGACGACTGGACCGACCGCGATCCGGTCCCACACCCGTTCGTGCTGTTCGAGGCGCTCTACGGCGAGGGGACCGCCGAGCCGCGAGGCTCCGCCGAGGCGGTCGAGTGGTTCCTCGACCCGCCGGCGGAGTTGCGATACGAGGAGTTACGCGACGTGGTCTGA
- a CDS encoding NUDIX domain-containing protein has product MDPSFDVERLRANPSVLTRAEESVEDPEAFSYWDSLAGMVAVGVTNRDGAVLLMDGPHGWRLPYGPVEPTEEWPAVARRIARAVTGVGPEPSAVDRVSRHTHRHADTGRETVTHDVVVRAGPVEGTPIAATPTFGPWDDLTVD; this is encoded by the coding sequence ATGGACCCGTCGTTCGACGTCGAGCGCCTCCGGGCGAACCCGTCGGTCCTGACCCGCGCCGAGGAGTCCGTCGAGGACCCGGAGGCGTTCAGCTACTGGGACTCACTCGCCGGGATGGTCGCCGTCGGGGTGACGAACCGCGACGGTGCGGTCCTCTTGATGGACGGCCCACACGGCTGGCGATTGCCGTACGGCCCGGTCGAACCTACCGAAGAGTGGCCCGCGGTCGCGAGACGCATCGCCCGTGCCGTGACCGGGGTCGGGCCCGAACCGAGCGCGGTCGACCGCGTCTCGAGACACACCCACCGACACGCCGACACGGGCCGGGAGACCGTCACCCACGACGTGGTCGTCCGCGCCGGTCCCGTCGAGGGGACGCCAATCGCCGCGACGCCGACGTTCGGACCGTGGGACGACCTGACCGTCGACTAG
- the rpsB gene encoding 30S ribosomal protein S2: MSDNEEGLDAEAVAEEEAAAEEEPTDAEPPAETEEVDAEDAAEPEATEAEAEAEEEEQPAVLDEDVMPDDEADLLIPVEDYLAAGVHIGTQQKTKDMERFIHRVRTDGLYVLDVSQTDDRIRTAASFLSNYAPEQILVASSRQYGRFPAEKFADAVGARARTGRFIPGTLTNPKYDGYIEPDVVVVTDPIGDSQAVKEAITVGIPVVAMCDSNNTTSNVDLVVPTNNKGRKALSVVYWLLANETLDRRGAEPAYALEDFETDL, translated from the coding sequence ATGAGCGACAACGAAGAGGGGCTCGACGCCGAGGCCGTGGCCGAAGAGGAGGCCGCCGCCGAGGAGGAGCCCACCGACGCAGAACCGCCGGCCGAGACCGAGGAGGTCGACGCCGAGGACGCCGCCGAACCCGAGGCCACGGAGGCCGAGGCGGAGGCGGAGGAGGAAGAACAGCCGGCCGTGCTGGACGAGGACGTCATGCCCGACGACGAGGCGGACCTCCTCATCCCCGTCGAGGACTACCTCGCCGCGGGTGTCCACATCGGTACGCAGCAGAAGACCAAGGACATGGAGCGGTTCATCCACCGTGTCCGCACCGACGGTCTGTACGTGCTGGACGTGAGCCAGACCGACGACCGCATCCGCACGGCCGCGTCGTTCCTCTCGAACTACGCGCCCGAGCAGATCCTCGTCGCGTCTAGCCGCCAGTACGGTCGGTTCCCGGCCGAGAAGTTCGCCGACGCCGTGGGCGCCCGTGCCCGTACCGGCCGCTTCATCCCGGGCACGCTGACCAACCCGAAGTACGACGGCTACATCGAGCCGGACGTCGTGGTCGTCACCGACCCCATCGGTGACAGTCAGGCCGTCAAGGAGGCCATCACGGTCGGTATCCCCGTCGTGGCGATGTGCGACTCGAACAACACCACCTCGAACGTGGACCTCGTCGTCCCGACGAACAACAAGGGGCGTAAGGCCCTCTCGGTGGTCTACTGGCTGCTGGCCAACGAGACGCTCGACCGGCGTGGCGCCGAACCGGCGTACGCCCTCGAGGACTTCGAGACCGACCTCTGA